The following is a genomic window from Pyricularia oryzae 70-15 chromosome 5, whole genome shotgun sequence.
GGCTCACCCGACTTTGGCGGAATATGGAACTACACGCTGCGCATGGATGGCGCCTTGGGTCCGCTTGGTCGTATTGACGTTGAATCGAACACTCGGGACGCCCAGATCTTTGTGCTGCCGTTCCAGCGCGCCGTCGACGCTGCCATCACCGGCCTCAACTCATCCAGCAACTCGAGCCCTCTGAGCAATTCGCATGAATATGTTTTCACCAGTCTCACCCAGTCGGAGAGGGACGAGGAAATTCGGGTGAGATACCAGCAGGCCGTTACGAACTTTATGGGAGTTGCCTTCATCCTTGCCATCATTGGAGTCTGCTACCACTTGACCGGCTTCATGGCGACGGAGCGGGAAATCGGCATGTCCACACTTATCGAGTCCATGATGCCCACGAGACAACGCTGGCAGGCACAGGCTGCACGGTTGCTTTCATACCACATTGCCTTCGACGTCATTTACCTGCCCGGATGGATTATTGGGGCGCTGATCCTGCAACTTGGTGTGTTTCGCCACACCAGCACCGCCATGTATGTCTTTTACAACATCACTGCCGGCCTGGCCCTCTCTTCCATGTCCATTTTTGGGGCTGCCTTCTTCAAAAAGGCTCAACTGAGTGGTGTTGTGGTTACAATCGTCTACTGTGTGCTTGCCATAGTCGCCCAGGCCATCTCCTACCCCAGTACTGCGCAGGTTACGATCCTGAGCCTGCTGTTCGCGCCATGCAACTATGTATACTTTATCGCAAACACTGCTCGATGGGAGGCGAAAAAGTGGCCTACCGACTTGACCGACGTTCCGCCCAACAGTGCCTGGGACATACCGGCTATCTGGCTTTGGGTTTTCTTGATCATACAGATCATTGTATACCCGATTGTGGGCGCTCTCATTGAACGATACCTTTACGGTACAGCCACCAAGGGCCGCAACATTGTTAATGGAGGCGAAATGGGAGGCGAAGCTGCGGTTCGACTCGAAGGCTTCACCAAGATCTACAAACCTGGTTTCATCCGGCGCATGTTCTCCTTCATCTCAAAGCCCAAGCCGGCCGTTCGCGCCGTTGATGGCCTGACGCTGAGCGCCGGGCGTGGTCAGATTCTCGCGCTTCTGGGCGCCAACGGCAGTGGCAAGAGTACCTCGTTGGACGCCATTGCCGGTATCAACAGGTTGACCAGCGGTAGCATAACGATTGATGGAACTGGAGGCTTGGGTATCGCACCGCAGAAGAACGTGCTATGGGACGATGTCACCGTCGAGGAGCACATTCGGATCTTCAACAGCCTCAAGGCGCCCGCCAACAAGTCCAGCAAGGAAGAGATCCGCCAGCTCGTCGAGGCCGTGGATCTGACCAAGAAGATCAAGGCCAGGTCGAAAACTCTCTCCGGTGGCCAGAAGCGCAAGCTGCAGCTGGGTATGATGCTGACGGGTGGAAGCGCAGTCTGCTGCGTGGACGAGGTCTCGAGTGGTCTGGATCCGCTCAGCAGGAGAAAGATCTGGGACATTCTACTGGCTGAGCGCGGCAAGAGGACCATGATTCTGACAACCCACTTCCTCGACGAAGCAGACCTGCTGGCCGATCACATTGCCGTGCTTTCCAAGGGTACACTGCGCGCAGAAGGCTCTTCTGTTGAGCTGAAGAACAGGCTCGGCGGGGGTTATCGCATTCACTtcctgaagaccaagactcTTCAAgacggcccggtcgttgaagGTGTTACCAAGAAGGTCTCGTTCGATATTATCAGCTACATTGCTCCTTCATCGGCGCTTGCTGCCGAAGTTATCCGGACCCTAGAGGCCCATGACATCCGCGACTACCGCTTTTCTGGACCGACAATCGAAGACGTGTTCTTGCAGCTGGCCGAAGAAGTCAAGGGCGAAACTGACGCCGCCTCAAGGGGTAGTCACCTCGCGTCGGCGAGTCTGCAGGGAGCCAACGCGGAGAAGACGTATTCTTCGGAAATGGTCACCCCAGACGCGGATAAGGACAACCTCGAGCTGATGTCTGGAAACAAGGTTGGAATTCCTCGACAGGCCCTTGTTCTGTTCCGAAAACGATGCACAGTCTTCAAACACAACTGGTTCCCCTCATTTGCCGCCTTCATTATCCCCATCTTGGCAGCAGGCCTGTGTACGCTCTTCATCCGCGGACAGTCCCCGGCGGGGTGCTCCACGCAGGAGACGAGGAGTGGACAGGACATCTTTAGTAATGATGATAATGACGGCAACTCGCTTTTGCTGCTCTATGGGCCTACGTCTCCAACGATAACGGCCGCCCTGAACAGGACAATAGCTTTAATCAGGAATGGTCCGGGCGACTCCACCGGCAGTTCAGCTGGCAGTCCCAACGGTGGACAATCCTCGTCATTGTTCAATATAGAGTCCGCCACCTCTTTTGCCGACTTCAACAGGGGTATCATTGATAATCGGAAGAATGTCACACCTGCAGGCTTTTGGTTGGGAGACACCAACAACCCACCGACCCTGGCTTACACCTCGGTTCCGGAAATGCAAAATGCCTTCTTCGGACAAAACCTTATGAACATGCTCTTGACCAACACAACACTGTCGGCCAAGTATGCCGCTTTTGACACGCCGTGGCAAGACAATACAGGCAACTCACTCCAGCTGCTTGTTTATATCTGCCTTGCACTTTCTGCATACCCGGCCTTCTTCGCTCTGTACCCCAACGTCGAAAGGAGACGTTTCGTTCGTGGGTTGCAGTACTCAAACGGTGTCCGGCAATTCCCTCTCTGGATCGCATATGTCCTCTTTGACTTTATCAATGTCGTTATATCATCGGCTATTGTCATAGGACTCTTTGTGGCTATTGCGGATGTTTGGTACCACGCAGGCTATCTgttcctcatcctcgtcctttACGGGCTGTGTGCGATTCTTTTGTCCTACAACATCTCGATATTTGCGTCTAACCAGCTCTCAGCGTATGCATTTGCTGCCGGCTTCAACGCTGTCACGTTTCTGGTCTATCTGATCGGCTACATGGCGACCATCACATTTGCCAGAGTTGATCGGGTTGACTCGTCTCTCTTGGTTGTGAACTTTGTTGTGTCGGCCTTTGCGCCCATCGGCTCTGCTGTCCGAGGATTCTTCATCGCGCTAAACCTCTTCTCAACGACGTGTCAGGACCAGGAGTTGGCGCCAAACCCAGGAGGATTCCTCCAGTATGGCTCTCCCATCATGTACCTGATCATCCAGGCCATCTTGCTCTTCTTGCTGCTCCTCTGGCTCGACAGCGGCACCATCAGGGCTACCTGGCAGCGTCTCTTTGGCCGCAAGAACAAGAACGCCAACCAACAAGCTGCCGAcatctctgacgaggaaGTTGCCGGCGAGCTGGTGCGCGTCACGTCATCGGCCACAGATCCCTCGCGGCGCAGGCAAGACACCAAGGGCGCAGATGGCGTCAGTTCATCCGACAAGGACGGTTTGCAGGTGGTGCACGTAACCAAGACGTTTGGCAAGAACACGGCCGTCGACAATGTCACCTTTGGGGTCAA
Proteins encoded in this region:
- a CDS encoding ATP-binding cassette sub-family A member 8-A, which translates into the protein MAFIRQTITLVKKNFLIILWRHSTATVLRAFLLPIFLAAFLSFARFFFVPPARNGVADSLAIRSLGDSLRVAGETSRNTVVFVDGGHKTGDIDRVINNLTSQVEDAGKTVFRLDRENEIQRVCKSSLRGVSQCYGAAVFNGSPDFGGIWNYTLRMDGALGPLGRIDVESNTRDAQIFVLPFQRAVDAAITGLNSSSNSSPLSNSHEYVFTSLTQSERDEEIRVRYQQAVTNFMGVAFILAIIGVCYHLTGFMATEREIGMSTLIESMMPTRQRWQAQAARLLSYHIAFDVIYLPGWIIGALILQLGVFRHTSTAMYVFYNITAGLALSSMSIFGAAFFKKAQLSGVVVTIVYCVLAIVAQAISYPSTAQVTILSLLFAPCNYVYFIANTARWEAKKWPTDLTDVPPNSAWDIPAIWLWVFLIIQIIVYPIVGALIERYLYGTATKGRNIVNGGEMGGEAAVRLEGFTKIYKPGFIRRMFSFISKPKPAVRAVDGLTLSAGRGQILALLGANGSGKSTSLDAIAGINRLTSGSITIDGTGGLGIAPQKNVLWDDVTVEEHIRIFNSLKAPANKSSKEEIRQLVEAVDLTKKIKARSKTLSGGQKRKLQLGMMLTGGSAVCCVDEVSSGLDPLSRRKIWDILLAERGKRTMILTTHFLDEADLLADHIAVLSKGTLRAEGSSVELKNRLGGGYRIHFLKTKTLQDGPVVEGVTKKVSFDIISYIAPSSALAAEVIRTLEAHDIRDYRFSGPTIEDVFLQLAEEVKGETDAASRGSHLASASLQGANAEKTYSSEMVTPDADKDNLELMSGNKVGIPRQALVLFRKRCTVFKHNWFPSFAAFIIPILAAGLCTLFIRGQSPAGCSTQETRSGQDIFSNDDNDGNSLLLLYGPTSPTITAALNRTIALIRNGPGDSTGSSAGSPNGGQSSSLFNIESATSFADFNRGIIDNRKNVTPAGFWLGDTNNPPTLAYTSVPEMQNAFFGQNLMNMLLTNTTLSAKYAAFDTPWQDNTGNSLQLLVYICLALSAYPAFFALYPNVERRRFVRGLQYSNGVRQFPLWIAYVLFDFINVVISSAIVIGLFVAIADVWYHAGYLFLILVLYGLCAILLSYNISIFASNQLSAYAFAAGFNAVTFLVYLIGYMATITFARVDRVDSSLLVVNFVVSAFAPIGSAVRGFFIALNLFSTTCQDQELAPNPGGFLQYGSPIMYLIIQAILLFLLLLWLDSGTIRATWQRLFGRKNKNANQQAADISDEEVAGELVRVTSSATDPSRRRQDTKGADGVSSSDKDGLQVVHVTKTFGKNTAVDNVTFGVKHGEVFALLGPNGAGKSTSLNMIRGDLQPSPGGDVFVEGVSVSKQLAAARANLGVCPQYDAIDVMTVTEHLRFYARVRGIADVDRQVEAVIRAVGLELFRDRQAFALSGGNKRKLSLGIALMGNPSVILLDEPSSGLDAAAKRIMWRTLAGTVPGRSILLTTHSMEEADALAGRVGILAKRMLAMGSADNLRHRFGDLLHVHIVLKGAPRTSDADAERVRNWIVQTLPGAEVEEKVYHGQLRFSVPASVVSGQKQRTTEGGEGDEITREGQAAASSRSSQSAVGKLVVMLEENKHLGIEHYAVSPTTLDQVFLTIVGKHNVKEEGYNEDEKPTGWKRLFSRRK